The genomic DNA TAAATGTTGCATTAAAAGATCTGATATATGGCAATCAGTTACATTCTATTACTTTTCCAAAATTATATGAATAAAATTGTGATAAAGTTTTGAGTTTTGTGTGATTGTAGCATGAGGCCTCGATGTATAGAGACGAGTTGGAAGCAGCCTTGGAGGGAGCTTCCATGGCGAACAAAACAGTGATCATCGCGGTTGTGAACCGAGCTTACACCGAGGGGGACAAACCTATGTTTGATATATTCTTAGATGGGTTTTGGCTAGGAGAAGATACAAGGCAATTGACTAACCATCTTTTAATCGTGGCAGTTGATCAAACTGCGTTTGAACGTTGCATGTTTCTTAGATTACATTGTTACAGGCTGAAAACCGATGGCGATGACTTTATGGATGAGAAGGTTTACATGTCGGAAGATTTCATAAAGATGATGTGGATAAGAACCCGTTTTCTTGGAGATGTTCTCCGGCGTGGATACAACTTTATTTTCACAGTAAGTTATAAGTACcacttgaattttaattttcattATGTTATATAAGTATACACAAACAAATTAGTTTTTGCATAATCATTTCAATTTTATTATATGTTGTTACATTAAATCTAAtctaattataataaaaaattCTCACtaatgccacatgtcattttcttgtttaaattattaattaataatattatttaatttatatcTAATTCTAATTAATGATTATTAATAGTATTATGCAAATACTtaaagtttttataaaaagaatacTTCAACTtttcttttttatctttttttaaggacaattatctataattttaaaaCCTATGATTCAatacttttttgtttttttttttcatataatatGCAATTTTCATATTCAACATATTAGTTGTGGTTTCcgatttattttttatttcacAATAAACTACTCAGGTCAACCACATACTCGTAAAAtaggatttttgtttctttttaatgGGAAGTGTTTGAATCTTATTTATCTTTCTTTTTAGGTTGTAACGGGTTCATGTCAAATGAGTACGGGTCAAAAGGATTTAAGTCATGTTAGGCCAACGTTTCAACACCGTTTGTGCATTCTATTTTTTTCTATATATTATGAGTAGCGAAAACATATTATCAAAAGTATGATACAAGATTTCTTTTTGATAAAACGATTAAGAACATTTTAAGCATTCAAATACTTTTGACACATTTGGTCATTTCACTTTTTTGCCTTTTTAAAGATGAAACATGTTACTCAGTTGATATTTTCGACAAAATACGACTTTAATTGATTGTTTCCACTATCATACGTGAAAATGTAATGTTAGGCATGTTACGATAAAATTCAAATATTACATTAATTGAAcattaaatataaattattataGTTATGTAAACACTCTAAATAAAAAGAAATAAGAAGGTTATAAATTTCTTAGTAGGGTAGCTAAAATAATTTACTAAAACACATAAGATATCTTGTAATTCTTAATaacatatatgtgaaatcaatAAATGTACAGGATACAGATGTTTTGTGGCTCAGGAATCCATTTCCAAGGCTAACCCTAAACGAAACTGTTGATCTTCAGATAAGCGTCGATCGGTTTAATGGCGATCAGTGGTCACAAACGAATCCGTTAAACACTGGTTTCTACATGATCAAATCTAACAACAAGACAATTGCATTGTTCGATGAGTGGTATATGCAAAGAAACACCTCAGTTGGAATGAAAGAACAAGATGTTCTTGTTGAGCTAATGCATAAAGGAGTTTTTAATAGGTTGGGACTTGGGGTTAGATTTTTGGACACCATATATTTCAGTGGATTTTGTGAAGATAGTAGAGATATTAACGTTGTTTCAACTGTTCATGCAAATTGTTGTCGGACTATTAGAGCGAAAGTCAATGATTTAATCAACGTTGTTCATGATTGGAAGAGATTTAGAGATCCATCAGACAATAAAACAATGGATTTTATATGGTCTAATCACTTAGCATGCCAAAATTCATGGACTTAGTGAGTTATTGCCCCATGAATACGTTGTAGATCCGTGAGATTGACAATTACACTCTATTTGTAGACGGTTTTTATACGCTAGATGGAAATTggtccatttttttttttttttggggatCATGATGGTACTTTGTATTATTTTAGAGACATTAGAGTTCTTATGTATCTTTCCTATGTTTAGATTTATGTTTTCTTATCTCCTATCTTGGGATGAGCTAGCCTTTGATACTGggtattggtttttttttttgaaaaataaacttcATTCAACCACAACCAAAAACAGGCGCGCACTTCACCTCGAGATGAGACGAAGCCGCAACCAAACACGCATCACATAATGTCAAATTTACACCCCTTGTTCCAATCTACAACCCTCTTTTTATACCTATTGTTGAACCACAAAAAACCTGTAGTCTTCACATCTAAAATATGTGTGACTTGGTAATTTTCATGGATGATACTGGGTATTGTTGAACCTCGAGATGATACTGGGTATTGGTGCCGAATTGGTACCGCACCAGTTATATTCGGTACTGGCACCGGTACCCATTTTTTCCGTTTTTCGATACGGTATTAGTATTTTGGCTATTTACCTGTAAAaaggtgtgtgtatatataaatgaTGCAGGCCCAAGTGTTGAGGAACGGGCCATCTTGTATTTAGAGGCCCAAGATCGCGTGataaaaggggcttcactaaaatggctctaacttgggctacaggtgtccgttttgggcgtgcgaccaggcgataCGATCGTGAGAACGAAGCCCATCTTTCCACAAACCACCGTAGGTGGTTTGGGTCAACGTCCAGGcccaaaaacgcttatttctatgagttatttacatttttatgttttttagtgcTTTTCGTGGACTTTTATTTGCTTCTAGCTTTTGGCCCAAGTGTGTTTTGAGGCCCGTTTTGAATTTAGGTTGTTATTTATATGGATGTAATGGGAGGAAGATAATCAGTTTTGAGTTTAATGAAAAGTCATTTTTTTCTCCCAATTCACTTGTGAGCGTCTTGAGTATGAAACCCCCAATTTTCGGTATTCCACAAGAATCAACGAATTTTGGAAGAGTTGTTCCTGGTATTCTGTGTGAATCAACAGGTCCAATTTCATATCCTATTTCCTAGTctacatcagttggtatcagagccgaattcctggctcaaaatgcctccaaggagaaacaacaacaggcctctTGATGAAGTGTATGAACGAGAGTTGGAGCAGCGACTCATGGCGAGAGTGGATGAACGGTTGGATCAAGTGGTCAATCAGTTGACTGATCGGATGGCCGATTTGATCAATCGTAGGAGGCAGAGACCCAATGATGGGTATGGTTCTGAAATTAGTAACCCATTTGGTGATGATTCGACTTCCGAAGACGAACAGGAGGGGCAACCAAGGGGTGAACGTGGAGATGGTAATCGGCGTTGGGAGGCGGGGATGCGTACTAGCATTCCAGAATTTGATGGTGACACTTTGAATCCAGAAAATTTCATTGATTGGCTTGCTGTGGTTGAAGAGGGGTTCGAATTCAAAGAGGTACCCGAAGACAAAAGGGTTCCTTTGATTGCTACCAGGTTACGTGGTAGGGCATCGGCTTGGTGGAAACAACTGAAACTGTCTCGTGAAAGGATGGGAAAGTCAAAGGTCACAACCTAGAGGAAGATGAAGAAGTGCATGAGGGCCAACTTTATTCCTCATAATTATCAGCGTTTAATGTACCAGCGGTTACAGAATTTAAAGCAGGGATCCAAAACGGTTGAAGATTACACAACGGAATTCTATCAGTTGGTGGCTCGAAATGATATTCAAGAGACTGAAGATCAACTTGTCTCTCGTTACATTGGTGGTCTAAGGCTTGCAATTATGGAGTCTGTGAATTTGTTTGATCCGTTGACTATTTCTGATGCACATCAGCGTGCCCTGGTTTTTGAAAAGCAAACCCGACGTAGTGGTGGTTCAGCCTCATCTGCCTTGACAGGAGGTAGTTCGGGTTCGGGCAATGTGGCGTCTTGTTTTGTGCCCAATCAAGCAAAATCGGGTGGTGGCGCTGCTGGGTCTAGTTCTAAAGGGGCCGGTACTAGCAATATGAA from Helianthus annuus cultivar XRQ/B chromosome 7, HanXRQr2.0-SUNRISE, whole genome shotgun sequence includes the following:
- the LOC110867469 gene encoding uncharacterized protein At1g28695 — translated: MYRDELEAALEGASMANKTVIIAVVNRAYTEGDKPMFDIFLDGFWLGEDTRQLTNHLLIVAVDQTAFERCMFLRLHCYRLKTDGDDFMDEKVYMSEDFIKMMWIRTRFLGDVLRRGYNFIFTDTDVLWLRNPFPRLTLNETVDLQISVDRFNGDQWSQTNPLNTGFYMIKSNNKTIALFDEWYMQRNTSVGMKEQDVLVELMHKGVFNRLGLGVRFLDTIYFSGFCEDSRDINVVSTVHANCCRTIRAKVNDLINVVHDWKRFRDPSDNKTMDFIWSNHLACQNSWT